A region of Mesorhizobium sp. AR02 DNA encodes the following proteins:
- a CDS encoding CpaF family protein, with the protein MTSRFSTLQNRDARPIRPADTTPVAHHAVVIPTNRKALAAKPDVAPAKSANKVLDARVRIHRMLLEEINLVALERLPKEEMRRQVHDFVSEKTRQERMAINTVELEALVDDIVDEMVGLGPLEPLLKDPDINDILINGHQNCFIEKKGKLQKVHIPFKDEAHLLRIVNKIVAAVGRRVDESQPMVDARMLDGSRFNAAIRPVAVDGPLVSIRKFSKNKLGLHKLVEFGAITQNMAEVLAAAVHARKTTIISGGTGTGKTTMLNALSAFIPEDERLITIEDAAELQLQQPHVARMETRPANIEGHGELKQRDLVKNALRMRPDRVILGECRGEEAFDMLQAMNTGHEGSMATIHANTPRDAISRLEQMLGMTGMPMTVQSIRSQIASAIDIIVQLTRLSDGKRKVTSVAEVTGMEGDVIQMQEIFRFVRTGMDADGGILGYFEATGIRPRFLEDLRAMGIEFPGRYFEPGRPQE; encoded by the coding sequence ATGACCAGTCGTTTTTCCACCCTGCAGAACCGCGATGCGCGCCCGATCCGTCCGGCTGATACAACGCCGGTGGCGCATCATGCGGTCGTTATCCCGACCAACCGAAAGGCTTTGGCGGCAAAGCCAGATGTCGCGCCGGCAAAGAGCGCCAACAAGGTGCTCGATGCGCGCGTGCGCATCCACCGGATGCTGCTTGAAGAAATCAATCTCGTTGCGCTGGAGCGTTTGCCTAAGGAGGAGATGCGCCGGCAAGTCCATGATTTCGTTTCGGAAAAAACCCGCCAGGAGCGGATGGCGATCAACACCGTCGAACTCGAAGCGCTGGTCGACGATATCGTCGACGAGATGGTCGGTCTCGGTCCGCTCGAGCCGCTGCTCAAGGATCCCGACATCAACGATATCCTGATCAACGGCCACCAGAACTGCTTCATCGAAAAGAAGGGCAAGCTGCAGAAGGTCCATATCCCGTTCAAGGATGAGGCCCATCTGCTCAGAATCGTCAACAAGATCGTCGCCGCGGTCGGCCGCCGGGTCGACGAATCGCAGCCGATGGTCGATGCGCGCATGCTGGACGGCTCGCGCTTCAACGCGGCCATCCGGCCGGTGGCCGTCGACGGGCCGCTGGTGTCGATCCGCAAATTCTCCAAGAACAAGCTTGGCCTGCACAAACTGGTCGAATTCGGCGCCATCACCCAGAATATGGCCGAAGTGCTGGCGGCCGCAGTCCACGCCCGCAAGACGACGATCATCTCGGGCGGCACCGGCACCGGCAAGACGACGATGCTCAACGCGCTGTCGGCCTTCATTCCCGAAGACGAGCGCTTGATCACCATCGAGGACGCGGCCGAACTTCAGCTGCAGCAGCCGCATGTCGCGCGCATGGAAACGCGCCCCGCCAACATCGAGGGCCATGGCGAACTGAAGCAGCGCGATCTCGTCAAGAACGCGCTGCGCATGCGTCCCGACCGCGTCATCCTCGGTGAGTGCCGCGGCGAGGAGGCTTTCGACATGCTGCAGGCGATGAACACCGGCCATGAAGGGTCGATGGCGACCATCCACGCCAACACGCCGCGCGACGCCATTTCGCGCCTCGAACAGATGCTGGGCATGACCGGCATGCCGATGACGGTGCAGTCGATCCGCAGCCAGATCGCCAGCGCCATCGACATCATCGTCCAGCTGACCCGGCTTTCCGACGGCAAGCGCAAAGTGACAAGCGTGGCCGAGGTGACCGGCATGGAAGGCGACGTCATCCAGATGCAGGAGATCTTCCGCTTCGTGCGCACCGGCATGGACGCCGACGGCGGCATACTCGGCTATTTCGAGGCGACCGGCATCCGGCCGCGCTTCCTCGAGGATCTGCGCGCCATGGGCATCGAGTTTCCCGGACGCTATTTCGAACCCGGCCGGCCGCAGGAGTAA
- a CDS encoding type II secretion system F family protein → MQGFIEFLASLAPTSLTPVAILLLALGSIAVAWPMVAAKGDRNDVKRRLKVDHGAVAAKAEPLQKKNANVVREKAVKRAQEFYAKSDPENVARLRMKLIQAGYMEPRAVGTFFIIRFSALVGAAIGAFVLNQWLASAEATMTSRWAFVILSGVAGYFLPGLVLTQKVREKMREYRNGFPDFMDLMIVCSDAGMSMEAGIERVSKELAKTYPALSQNLQLVSLELRAGRSLDDALKALADRLSLDEVRSFATLLQQSKELGTSLSGALRVFSDEMRHKRMSLAEEKAHALPAKMSIPVTVCILPVVLMIAIIPIIVKMTGHH, encoded by the coding sequence ATGCAGGGCTTCATCGAATTCCTCGCCTCGCTTGCGCCGACCTCCCTGACGCCGGTGGCCATCCTGCTTCTGGCCCTGGGCTCCATCGCGGTCGCCTGGCCGATGGTGGCGGCGAAGGGCGACCGCAACGACGTGAAGCGCCGGCTCAAGGTCGACCATGGTGCAGTGGCCGCGAAAGCCGAGCCGCTGCAGAAGAAGAACGCCAACGTCGTGCGCGAGAAGGCGGTGAAGCGGGCGCAGGAATTCTACGCCAAGAGCGATCCGGAAAATGTCGCCCGGTTGCGCATGAAGCTGATCCAGGCCGGCTATATGGAGCCGCGTGCCGTCGGCACGTTCTTCATCATCCGCTTCTCGGCGCTGGTCGGCGCCGCGATCGGCGCCTTTGTCCTCAACCAGTGGCTGGCCAGTGCCGAAGCGACGATGACCAGCCGCTGGGCGTTCGTCATCCTGTCGGGCGTGGCCGGCTACTTCCTGCCCGGTCTGGTGCTGACCCAGAAGGTGCGGGAGAAGATGCGCGAATACCGCAACGGCTTTCCCGACTTCATGGATCTGATGATCGTCTGCTCGGACGCCGGCATGAGCATGGAGGCCGGCATCGAGCGCGTTTCGAAGGAACTCGCCAAGACCTATCCAGCGCTCAGCCAGAACCTGCAGCTGGTGTCGCTGGAACTGCGGGCCGGGCGCAGCCTCGACGATGCGCTGAAGGCGCTCGCCGACCGCCTCAGCCTGGACGAGGTCCGTTCCTTCGCCACGCTGCTGCAGCAGTCGAAGGAACTCGGCACGAGCCTGTCGGGCGCGCTGCGCGTCTTCTCCGACGAAATGCGCCACAAGCGCATGTCGCTGGCTGAGGAAAAGGCGCACGCCCTGCCGGCCAAGATGTCGATACCGGTGACGGTGTGCATCCTGCCGGTGGTGCTGATGATCGCGATCATCCCGATCATCGTCAAAATGACGGGTCACCACTAG
- a CDS encoding type II and III secretion system protein family protein translates to MLMRTLYGMTGRSRFVRTLAIAVALAASGMLAMPGAAKADNEIVYVSATKNASIKVAKGKPKTIVTSAAFYQIVIGDPEIANVNPLTDKSFYVLGNNLGTTGIALFDEKKQLVGTVDIEVTLDTDQLASTIRASVPDAKIKVGSANGRVVLSGEADDAVAAEKANKIATRFSGNEEVINSVNISSSQQVQLNVRFVEINRQAGQDLGAKYSANFAYGIGGRSVVLNPDGASVPTAGTGEIIGSLLSNGVSVDIAVKALEERGLARMLAEPNLIARSGETASFLAGGEFPIPVSEDNGKISVTYKKYGVSLDFTPTVLKDGLVSLDIAPEVSSIDASASYNIGNISVPGFTVRRAKTSVDLKNGQSFMIAGLLQSQNDITTSRIPGLGKMPVLGSLFSSKSYQRRETDLVILVTPYLVKPVDPSKKMVEPTDGSQPASNVDYFLNNTEEVKASDTGRALALADGSAARVAPATTVGHFLDLPKD, encoded by the coding sequence ATGTTGATGCGTACCCTATATGGAATGACGGGCCGGTCGCGCTTTGTGCGCACCCTGGCGATCGCGGTTGCTCTGGCTGCGAGCGGCATGCTCGCTATGCCCGGGGCGGCCAAGGCGGACAATGAAATCGTCTATGTCTCGGCGACCAAGAATGCGTCGATCAAGGTCGCCAAGGGCAAGCCCAAGACGATCGTTACGAGTGCTGCCTTCTACCAGATCGTCATCGGCGATCCGGAGATCGCCAACGTCAACCCGCTGACCGACAAATCCTTCTATGTGCTGGGCAACAATCTCGGCACCACCGGCATTGCGCTGTTCGACGAGAAAAAACAGCTTGTCGGCACCGTCGACATCGAGGTGACGCTCGACACGGATCAGCTGGCCAGCACCATCCGTGCCAGCGTGCCGGACGCCAAGATCAAGGTCGGCTCGGCCAATGGCCGTGTGGTGTTGTCGGGCGAGGCCGATGACGCGGTCGCCGCCGAAAAGGCAAACAAGATCGCCACCCGCTTTTCCGGCAACGAGGAGGTGATCAATTCGGTCAACATCTCATCGTCGCAGCAGGTCCAGCTCAATGTGCGCTTTGTCGAGATCAACCGCCAGGCGGGGCAGGATCTGGGTGCAAAATACAGCGCCAATTTCGCCTACGGCATTGGTGGGCGCAGTGTCGTGCTGAACCCGGATGGGGCGTCGGTGCCGACGGCGGGTACTGGCGAGATCATCGGCAGCTTGCTGTCGAACGGCGTGTCCGTCGATATCGCCGTCAAAGCGCTGGAGGAGCGCGGCCTTGCCCGCATGCTGGCCGAGCCCAACCTGATCGCGCGCTCCGGAGAGACGGCGAGCTTCCTCGCCGGCGGCGAATTCCCGATCCCGGTTTCGGAGGACAATGGCAAGATCTCCGTCACCTACAAGAAATACGGCGTCAGCCTGGACTTCACGCCGACCGTGCTCAAGGACGGGCTGGTCAGCCTCGACATCGCGCCGGAAGTCTCTTCGATCGATGCGTCGGCGTCCTACAACATCGGCAACATTTCGGTGCCGGGCTTCACTGTCCGCCGCGCCAAGACCTCGGTCGACCTGAAGAACGGCCAGAGCTTCATGATCGCAGGGCTGCTGCAGTCGCAAAACGACATCACCACGTCGCGCATTCCCGGCCTCGGCAAGATGCCGGTGCTCGGGTCGCTGTTCTCGTCGAAATCCTACCAGCGGCGCGAGACCGACCTGGTCATCCTCGTCACGCCCTATCTGGTCAAGCCGGTCGATCCGTCGAAGAAAATGGTCGAGCCGACCGATGGTTCGCAACCGGCCAGCAATGTCGACTATTTCCTCAACAACACCGAGGAAGTGAAGGCATCGGACACCGGCCGCGCGCTGGCACTAGCAGATGGCAGCGCCGCACGGGTTGCTCCCGCCACCACGGTCGGGCACTTCCTCGACCTGCCGAAGGACTGA
- a CDS encoding AAA family ATPase, which yields MANGIKTRKILLVSTDRTFVQDTRTAFAASEIIQLSTVEKNVTELRGEVQETDFGAIIVDMDAARLEEVESLQRIMRRLEGKAPVVVVTQEFNAAAVRILVQLKVADFLVKPITTADLVRSVVRALQGPGREENTESQIYTFMPAAGGVGTTTLALQTAFQLHHSVTRGASTCVVDLNFQQGACAEYLDLEPRFDITEIENQPERLDRQLLDVMLSKHASGLCVLAAPTHPAEMRSFKTDVVVRMLDLVSAYFDNVVIDMPRTWFPWTETVLLGSNKLYIVAEMTVPCLRHTQRLIQAVYETAGKEVKPNVIVNRFEQKMFDNGIKQADVQEILGEHFVGGISNNYRLVREAVDRGVPLHEIDPNANVINDLKKIILPEEAVATGVKSKSLFSFGKGLLKRKAG from the coding sequence ATGGCAAACGGCATCAAGACCAGGAAGATCCTGCTCGTATCGACGGACAGAACCTTCGTGCAGGACACGCGGACCGCATTCGCCGCCTCCGAGATCATCCAGCTCTCGACGGTGGAAAAGAATGTCACCGAATTGCGCGGCGAGGTCCAGGAGACCGACTTCGGCGCCATTATCGTCGACATGGACGCGGCGAGACTGGAGGAGGTCGAGTCGCTGCAGCGCATCATGCGCCGGCTGGAGGGCAAGGCGCCGGTGGTCGTGGTCACCCAGGAGTTCAACGCCGCCGCCGTGCGCATCCTGGTGCAGCTCAAGGTCGCGGACTTCCTGGTCAAGCCGATCACCACGGCCGATCTGGTGCGCTCGGTGGTGCGAGCGCTGCAAGGGCCGGGGCGTGAGGAAAACACCGAGTCGCAGATCTACACCTTCATGCCGGCCGCCGGCGGCGTCGGCACCACGACACTGGCGCTGCAGACCGCCTTCCAGCTGCATCACTCTGTGACGCGCGGCGCTTCGACCTGCGTGGTCGACCTCAATTTCCAGCAGGGCGCCTGTGCCGAATATCTCGACCTCGAGCCGCGCTTCGACATCACCGAGATCGAGAACCAGCCCGAACGCCTCGACCGGCAATTGCTCGACGTGATGCTGTCCAAGCATGCCAGCGGCCTTTGCGTGCTGGCGGCACCGACGCATCCGGCGGAGATGCGCTCGTTCAAGACCGATGTCGTGGTGCGCATGCTGGACCTCGTCTCGGCCTATTTCGACAATGTCGTCATCGACATGCCGCGCACCTGGTTTCCCTGGACGGAGACTGTGCTGCTTGGCTCAAACAAGCTCTATATCGTCGCCGAAATGACGGTGCCGTGCCTGCGCCACACGCAGAGGCTGATCCAGGCGGTCTACGAGACCGCCGGCAAGGAAGTGAAGCCGAACGTCATCGTCAACCGTTTCGAGCAGAAGATGTTCGACAACGGCATCAAGCAGGCGGACGTCCAGGAGATCCTCGGCGAGCATTTCGTCGGCGGCATTTCCAACAACTACCGGCTGGTGCGCGAGGCGGTCGATCGCGGCGTGCCGCTGCACGAGATCGACCCGAACGCCAATGTCATCAACGATTTGAAGAAGATCATCCTTCCGGAAGAGGCGGTCGCGACCGGGGTCAAATCGAAGTCCCTGTTCAGCTTCGGCAAGGGTCTGCTGAAGAGGAAGGCCGGATGA
- a CDS encoding type II secretion system F family protein yields the protein MFDGLSAIYVVYAGAALTGIMIAEACYLLYAGRSDKRTAINRRMKLQENKISQEQVLIQLRKERGLDAGTSLFSPDRFRALRTQSGMIMPLSKFLMITSGVAMAMTLVAIWYGLPLLMGLLLFVVLLPLVPVMVMRFKRKRRLKRFGMQLPEALELITRGLKAGHPVPVAIAMVSREMPDPIGTEFGVVADEVTYGSDLVSALNSLFDRVGHEDLPLFITAVSIQSSSGGNLREILDGLALTIRERGKLRRKVRAISTEGRMSAYILTAIPALLFAAIMALMPGFYRDVWDEPKTWYLIGGSVTWLMLGNLMMFKMSNFRF from the coding sequence GTGTTCGACGGGTTGAGCGCAATCTATGTCGTCTATGCCGGAGCAGCACTCACCGGCATAATGATCGCCGAGGCCTGCTATCTCCTCTACGCCGGCCGCAGCGACAAGCGTACCGCCATCAACCGACGCATGAAGCTGCAGGAAAACAAGATCAGCCAGGAGCAGGTGCTGATCCAGCTGCGCAAGGAGCGCGGCCTCGACGCAGGCACCTCGCTGTTCTCGCCGGACCGGTTCCGCGCGCTGCGCACGCAATCGGGCATGATCATGCCGCTGTCGAAATTCCTGATGATCACCTCGGGCGTGGCGATGGCCATGACCCTGGTCGCCATCTGGTATGGCTTGCCGCTGCTGATGGGGCTTCTGTTGTTCGTCGTGCTGCTGCCGCTGGTGCCGGTGATGGTGATGCGCTTCAAGCGCAAGCGCCGGCTCAAGCGCTTCGGCATGCAACTGCCCGAGGCATTGGAGCTGATCACACGCGGCCTCAAAGCCGGTCACCCGGTGCCGGTGGCCATCGCCATGGTGTCGCGCGAAATGCCTGATCCGATCGGCACCGAATTCGGTGTCGTCGCCGATGAGGTGACCTATGGTTCCGATCTGGTCTCGGCGTTGAACTCGCTGTTTGACAGGGTCGGTCATGAGGATCTGCCGCTGTTCATCACCGCCGTCTCGATCCAATCCAGTTCGGGCGGCAATCTGCGTGAGATTCTCGACGGCCTGGCGCTGACGATCCGCGAGCGCGGCAAGCTGCGCCGCAAGGTGCGCGCCATCTCGACCGAAGGCCGCATGTCGGCCTACATCCTGACGGCGATCCCGGCGCTGCTGTTTGCCGCCATCATGGCGCTGATGCCGGGCTTCTACCGCGATGTCTGGGACGAGCCGAAAACCTGGTACCTGATCGGCGGGTCGGTGACCTGGCTGATGCTGGGCAATCTGATGATGTTCAAAATGTCGAATTTCAGGTTCTGA